In a genomic window of Etheostoma spectabile isolate EspeVRDwgs_2016 unplaced genomic scaffold, UIUC_Espe_1.0 scaffold465, whole genome shotgun sequence:
- the LOC116686769 gene encoding uncharacterized protein LOC116686769, producing MEHGNGDNPDRSMQRRVEGFVNKHMADMARETLQQRLTAVSDEMHSLAEHVSRRSEGEFKDNPRQRDASLGVQPPLCPACSCGAADKLLSAPSTETAAQQKIIDLLVVIQEEQQRQWAVLRDLQARLQGPAGYEEEDVEALDMDLPLRTLEQLDDMERQLDDAGIQKRMVSYLSRMGGATVEDAVRRLMQAVLSFAVGSELNWVGRGQKRSFRNTRLQGVLFCALKRTPVGKEATHHQYADVVKKWLRFAPFRQGGTGRRCYKAPVEFPESEEF from the exons ATGGAGCATGGTAACGGGGATAACCCCGATAGGTCGATGCAACGTCGAGTGGAGGGTtttgtaaacaaacacatgGCGGACATGGCTCGAGAAACCCTCCAGCAGAGGCTGACTGCTGTTTCAGATGAGATGCACAGTCTGGCCGAACATGTTTCCAGACGCTCAGAGGGAGAGTTCAAAGACAATCCGCGGCAAAGGGACGCGAGCCTCGGTGTGCAGCCGCCACTCTGCCCCGCCTGTAGCTGCGGAGCCGCGGACAAGTTACTTTCTGCCCCATCCACAG AGACGGCTGCTCAGCAGAAGATAATCGACCTACTGGTGGTGATCCAAGAGGAGCAGCAGAGGCAGTGGGCAGTGCTGAGGGATCTTCAGGCCCGCCTGCAGGGTCCGGCCGGCTACGAGGAAGAGGATGTCGAGGCCCTGGACATGGACCTCCCTCTGAGGACCCTGGAGCAGCTGGATGACATGGAGAGACAGCTGGATGACGCAGGAATACAGAAGAGAATG GTGTCTTACCTGTCCCGGATGGGCGGGGCTACGGTGGAAGATGCAGTGAGACGCCTTATGCAGGCTGTGCTTTCCTTCGCTGTGGGTTCTGAGCTTAACTGGGTGGGCCGCGGACAGAAGAGAAGCTTCAGGAACACTCGCCTCCAAGGGGTCCTCTTCT GCGCTCTGAAACGAACACCAGTGGGTAAGGAGGCCACACATCACCAGTACGCAGACGTGGTGAAGAAATGGCTGCGGTTTGCTCCGTTCAGACAGGGAGGGACGGGCCGTCGCTGCTACAAAGCTCCCGTGGAGTTTCCAGAGTCGGAGGAGTTTTAA